From a region of the Bradyrhizobium sp. KBS0727 genome:
- a CDS encoding ABC transporter permease: MQTTSRLLTLAAHAAFIVVLIGVWELASSRGLLDPTFFGRPSGIAGFLWKGFTVGGKLWLELGYTLLAAAISFVAGSVCAIALGLVFAMLPPFHRAAEPYLTLLNAMPRIALAPLFLLWFGLGIGSKVAVGVSLTFFIVLSATLAGIRGVNSDHLVLSKALGATQRQVFFKVTLPSAVPVIFSGLRLGLIFALLGVVGAELIAAEHGLGQTLAYLQSTFHMDGVMGILFLLAFLGLGVTTLMNRLERSLLAWQ; encoded by the coding sequence ATGCAGACCACTAGCCGCCTTCTGACCCTGGCCGCTCACGCCGCCTTCATCGTGGTGCTGATCGGTGTCTGGGAACTGGCCTCTTCGCGAGGGCTGCTCGATCCGACCTTCTTCGGCCGCCCCTCCGGAATCGCCGGCTTCCTCTGGAAGGGATTTACCGTTGGCGGAAAGCTCTGGCTCGAACTCGGCTACACCCTGCTGGCGGCAGCGATATCCTTTGTCGCCGGCAGCGTCTGTGCGATCGCGCTCGGTCTGGTGTTCGCGATGCTGCCGCCGTTCCATCGCGCCGCGGAACCGTATCTGACCCTGCTCAACGCGATGCCGCGCATCGCGCTGGCGCCGCTCTTTCTGCTCTGGTTCGGACTGGGCATCGGTTCGAAGGTCGCCGTCGGCGTCAGCCTCACCTTCTTCATCGTGCTGTCTGCGACCCTCGCCGGCATCCGCGGGGTCAACAGCGATCACCTGGTGCTGTCGAAAGCGCTCGGCGCAACCCAGCGGCAGGTCTTTTTCAAGGTGACGTTGCCCTCCGCTGTTCCGGTGATCTTTTCGGGATTGCGCCTTGGTCTCATCTTCGCGCTGCTCGGGGTCGTCGGCGCCGAGCTGATCGCGGCCGAGCACGGGCTAGGCCAAACGCTGGCCTATCTGCAGTCGACGTTCCACATGGACGGCGTCATGGGCATTCTGTTTCTGCTCGCATTCCTGGGCCTCGGGGTAACGACCCTGATGAACCGCCTCGAGCGTTCGTTGCTGGCGTGGCAATAG